The Macadamia integrifolia cultivar HAES 741 unplaced genomic scaffold, SCU_Mint_v3 scaffold1098, whole genome shotgun sequence genome includes the window ATAACTATGGTCTACCATACTCCAGTCACCAAATTTTGTCATACTTCCATACAGGTGGCCATGGTGAATGAGGCTTAAACTCCATGCCAAAAGGAAACTCATACCTATTACTTTGGCAAAGCCAAGAGCAAATCCAATGGAAGCATAGGAGAAGGACATGATTGATGCAAGCATTGAGAGCCATTCCATGTTACGAAAATCAGGTATCTGAGAACAGACGATCTGAACAGCTCCAAACAACAGCATATAAAAGGTATCTCCATATGCACATGTAGCCTGATGCCCTTCTTTATGGTAACAATTTGATTTCTGAATAGCTCTGCAGTAACCCAACAAAGggcaaaagaaattaaatatacATATTAAAATCAGTTGAAGCCagtaaaaaatgataagaaCAGGTTTTGCTATAGATCATCAATATAGAAGTTTTTATTGTCTCATGGTGAAGAGGCATCCAGAAATTTCACAAACATGTCAGCTGTTTAGATCACTGAAGTTAGTCAGAATCATGTATACAAAGCATGGGTTTCACCAAGAGAAGTACCTCATACTGATAGAAGTGGTAATTACATAAGCAATACCAAATCCATACATGCTCAGAATTTGAAGAAAGCCACATATCCAAGTCTGCTTTCTACCTGAACTTCCactaaaaaaatcaagaggctgggagaaaaatgaaaataaactaAAAGACATGGATCCTACCAGGAAGATTAGTTGGAttccagaaagaaaaatgagaaaaaaaaggctGGTTGCTTACTACCTAGGTAGGTTCTAACAGCATCCATGTAACAGTGGTGTCTTGCTCCAGTTACAGGATCGGGGTGTCTGTAACAATctgagaggagaaaagaagcaACATAGGTGACCATGGCCAAACAAAACATGAAAAGTGGACCTGTGATCCATCCTAACTGTGCAACACTCCATGATATAGATAGAACTCCAGAGCCGATAACCCCAGTAAGTATATGAGCAATAGCAGTCCATAACGTTCCTGTTAGAAGTTGATATTTCTCACCCCAGAGGCACTAAAATCAGGATCCAATTGCagattaaataaataaaccaagaaaatataaCTAGTCTGTGGCTAGTTGTACCAGTTCTTATTTGATGCCCATCATCATTGGAGGAACCATTCGCTAGTTCAAGTGAAGATTTGACTGCCATTTTTTCCCAGTTCTGAGTATGCAATGTGATGCACTACCCTGTGATATTGAACTGGATATAAAGGACCTAAGACCAAAGTAATTGGCTGGGGAGAAACGAATATTGTTGTCGACAGAATTTTGAACTTTTCCCAGAAAGCTAAGTTGTAGGGATCCCAACATTCACTTCACTCATCCAAAAATGACTAACTCTGGCCCTGAGATTTTCATTAGGTGAAGGCATGATCCATACCAGGCCTGCATCAGCACAGGGATCAGATCAGCTTGACAAGAACCCCAAACCACTATTATCAAGATTGGTTATCATTCTCAAGGGGTAGATTATATATTATTGtattcttttgatttggatGAAAGCTTTGACTGTACCACTATAAGAACTGCACAATAGTTTTAAAAAAACTTGCTTTTGAGATCATATCAAATCTTTTCAAATTCTCATTGACTGGTATGAAGTCAAGTCAATAAAAGTAGAGCTTGAGGATGCTTCTTCCTCCTTAATTTAGGACATGGTTGGACAAGAATCGATACCAatgaaagagaacattttttattGGCCATAAGTGCTGTATTTTTATATGATATCTACCAACAGAAAGATGCCCtattaaaatttctttcttttgccaAGTAGCAAATGAACAACCACCGTAGCTGTTGGGACTAATTTactaaaaaagagagaggaggaagaagcagCAACCATGTGGATATTGGTGAAAAAACAGATGGAAGGGAATCAaacgaaataaaaaaaaaagtgattggaAGTGTTGGGGAAGAGGAGACAATTAAATTAAAACTCTAGCTAAATGCTAATTCGAAATTTTAGTAAGACAAGAAGGGCTCAAGGTTCTTGGTTCATACCATCAATGCTGATCAGATTATGAAAATTAAGGAGGAGAAAGTTACGTGAAAATAATTGCTTttgcttgtttcttcttcttcttcttcttctaccgtCTCCTTCTGTCTTCCTCCTAACTTTCGTTCGTCTTTTTCACCTGGTAGcctaagaagaatgaagatgaccCGTCTGGGACTACAGCATCTAGAGATTCTGTAATGTGCCCCAGGGAAACGAAACAGAGAAAAGGCCAAGAAGGAAGGAAACTGGAACTGAACCAGGTCACGGCATCTAAAATCCTTGGAATTTGAATTCTAGATTGGTTTCTTTCGTTTTCGAGTAGACCAGACGTCACAAACTACTTCACTACTTTTTAAAGAGTAAAGACAAGACTCTCAAAACCTCACTCAATGCGGACAAATCCcaatacaagaagaaaaagtttGGAAATAGGACACAATGTAGTTCGAGTGGACCAAACAAACTTAACAAACTAATACTTCAGGCTCTCACAAACTCTCTCACTGAAAGGGAGTGGacttttcaccaaaaaagaaaagaaggattgGACTCGGACACTAACTGTAGCTATATCTCAGGTTGTTACAAAGTGATAGAATTTACAAGAGATAAAAGGATACAAGAAGTTACAATGCGATGACACATTTATTAAGCAGGAGTTTGAGATGAGATGCACTGAGTTACAAGAGTTTGATCACACTTATCTCCAACTGTAGACGTAGACGTGGAGTGGAATGGAGTGTTGATGATCAATTTCCTTAATATGAACtaatccgattcctcaaaccgtgATCACGGTTATCAATCAgagagtgattctttttttaattgttaaatttgtctcgaattcttgacgtgacatattttgatggcgactcgaatggaaaattttgagatCCATTAATATCTTATATGATCACCAATACCGGGCTATTATAACAGTGATCTACCAATAAAAGTttatgaggagaaaaaaaaaagaaggaattatttatggagagagaagagagagagagaattaaccTCATGCTAATGGCGGATGTAATTGTATAGGCGACGGCGGTTCCATACAAGCTTATTTGTTGAAACAATCCACAAACCCATATGCTATTTCTtcctgcatcatcatcatcataacaaCGAAATAAGATGGACTTATCTCACACAAATTAAACATTTTTAACTTGATTTTCCTAATGAAATACAACTACTTttgataagaaaagaagaatagttGTCACCTAAGTTCCCCACCCGTCCACTCATTATAAGCTTACATGGCATTTTTGTTGATTCTCAAATTTTATGTTTAAGTGATTCACAATATCATGCTCTATAATCCCAGTTATGTTAAATTCTAACATGATTTTTCCCTGTGGACATATCAAAACTATAAAAACCATCTGAGAATTCAAATTTGGTTCAACTATATTGAAAATACAAGAGAAACTTTTAAATACAATATTGTTCATAGGGTTGAGATGAGACACCAATTTGAAATGTGGCCCATCCCAGAGTATGAGACATCCATAGTGGGTCCCCAAGGGAATGAATTCTACTTCTGTGGAGGCCACATGCAACTCAAGATGTTTTTTAGGGTTGAATGCATGACCTCGTTGTGCCACAGAGAATCCATATCGGTTTCAAGGCCCGTAGTTATTCTTCCAcgtaagcctaaacctagggtATCAAAAAtggtcgattttttttttttttttttcccgatttGTTTACATATTAGGACAACCGAATTGGACAGATAGGGGTTCGGTCTACAAAAGCCAAACAGAAGATTATAGCTATGGCTACCGGTCCTGTTGGTattgatctcttttttatttcttttaacgGTCTCTTAtattggtccaattttgatttttatatataaaaaggaaCAAGTGTAAACAATATATTGGATTTTATCGGATTTTAATCGATTTTGATCTAAGTAAATTGTTCGACGACTTCAATCTGCTTAGCAATTTCTAAATACCAAAACAAATACATAATCAATAAAGATCAGTTTCGGTTAGATGTGATTGTTTTGattaattgaattgaattgaagtaGTATGACTTTTTTACaaatttccaaatttccaaATTATTATGGATAAAAATTATTAAGAGAAAAGACCTTTGTTCGTCTAGCATTCTTCATCCGTCGAGACACAATTGGATGTGAAAAGACCCAATTGTATTTGGGCATAGGAACGCTAGATGGATGAGGTTCCCTTGCCCTTGTTATCATTATTAGGGTAGAGATTGTTGCTCAGTCGCATCCCTACCCTACTACAGGATCAATGAGAGTacatgcaagggcatcaacataaacggatttttttattttataagaaaCAAGGAGGTAATTTCACATGCTCTTGTGCCTATTTTTTATGGCTTATGTCAACATTCCATGTGAACTtattttgagaaagaaaaagataaacacATGAAAGCACTGGCATAGACCACGCTATCCTAACCGATTTTGATCCTACGTTCTCTCGCGTGTCCCATGAAATGATCCCTTGCCCCAGTCTGGTGAATACCCACGTGCGTTTAGACGGCGTAGCTTTCCTTTTCCCAATTAATTTAGGGGCAAACGGTGATGGGAAAGTCCCCCCTTTCGGATTTTTTTTGGCCAAGGTGGGCCCATCCAATCGTGTGGCTGGAGCCCTTTAGTACACTTTGATTGCCTTCTCTAAAAATCCTGTGCGTATGGCTAATGGATGAACCAATCAGGGTCATAATGAGGCTTAGCAGCCCACCTAGCATTTTAAATTCTTACATAGTAACCCACACAACACAAAACAGGGGAGATAGATGaccatgaagagagagagagaggtacggAACCTATAAACTAAAGGAGACATTAAAATTGAAGAAGAttcaacaaaaatgaaaattgaattaGGAATTGGGGTACCCACCTAGATTAAACTTCACAGCTTCCATGTAAGAACGATGCCTGATGAGCCCAGTTTCAGGTTGAGGAGATCTATAGCAATCACAGAGAAGGAAGGCCGAGACATTGGTAATCCCTGCAAAGATGAGAATGACCACAGGAGCTGCAATCCACCCCAGCTGTGCAGTGCTCCACGCCAGTGAAAGTACTCCTGAACCTATCACCCCTGTTATTATATGTGCTGTTGCAGTCCATGTAGTCCCTTTATTTCCATCACAGTTCACACACAATTCAGTTACGAAACATCAATCCTTCCTCTCATTTTGTGTCAATTCAAACAAATCTACATGTTTCAAAGGATTGAAATCCAAAAAGAAATGGGAATTGGGTTGTTCTGTTCTATAAGCAAGAAAGAAATTGGAAGCATTTAAGAGCCACCAGAATGATTTGTAAAAGGGAAAGTAGAATAAGAAATGGGTGGGTAAGTGGGGGAAGAAGACTAACCAGTTCTCTTGTAGTGCCCATCTGAAGAAGGTGATGGTGGTAGTTGTAATGGAAGGTTTGTGAGCAGTGGAGTCTGTTGTTGATactcatcttctccttctcccatGGCCGCTTCCTTTTAGATTTGAGTTCTTGAAGTAGAATAAAAAACAGAACAGGAGAAGaagcaataaaagaaaaggaaagacagAAAGAATGGGAGTTGAATGTCAAGACGTTTTGTGTGATTTTGTTAAATTGAGCCATTGACGGGTTGGTACCGGCCAGGACCAACCACCAATTTCTATCTTTCCCTCCCATGATTGTAGTCTCTGTTCATAGTCTAAttcactcttttttttgttatgaCTAATGATACTAACTACTTTGGGTCTAACACTCAAGGTTTTGTTTGACTTTTAGTTCACACTGTCTTGCTGGTATCTGTCTGCTATTGTCTATttgtctatttttattttatttgcaaaAATTCCTAAGGACGCAaaactaactttttttttttttttgggtaaggaagGAGGCAAAACTAACAAGCCCCAAAGGGACAGTAATTGTAGAATAATATTCAACAAATCCTCAAGAGTATACCCAAAGACCCTCATAAGGGTATGTAATTAATTGTTAAGTATAGAAATAGAATGGACCAATACATTCTTCGCCCTATAAGTATGATGGaaacaacaaaaattaaacTTTGCTTGAAGGATATTTATATCTTTAAACAATTGTGGAAATTTTATAGAAGACATGGCTTAGACATCAAGTATCTAATCACTACGAGGTAATCCGAGTAAAAAGCAATATGGCAGTAATCAGCATGGAGAACCGCGTTTGCAGATAATTGGAGAGCAAGGGCCTCTTGCACTAGTGCTCAAGAGGGTGCCACATGATCAGTGATAATGAAGCAAAGCTTATTACTTGCTAGATAGAAAAATGCATCCCAAGCCCAAGGATTTTGGCCTAAAAGAAGCAAAAGCATCAGTAACTGTTGTATCGATCTGATACGGATCAGTTGTATCAATTTGTATCCAGTCGATCCTAGTACAAAATACttggcaaagaaaaaaaaaaaaaaacctacttcAAACTTATACGTATCAGTTGATACGGCTAGCAAATATGATTTTGGTACCTAAATTCATGTTACAAGGGTGCCAATTGGTTggttcgatccaattttgattGGGTTGAATCGGTTAAGTTCTGTTACTAACTGAGCGATTATTGAGTTTGGTCTAATCTGTTTCTGTTTACATGTGTACATAAGGAAATGAAtgagaaaatctttttttttttccttattcctTAGGGTTACTGTCGGTCTAATCTCAGTTTTTTTACGATTGGTCcgatttggttttagtttcaacAGGTTCCAtaaaattctaaaccaaaaccaaattgatatGGTTAATTCGATTCAATCTGCTAAGTTGCACTGATGGATTTCAATCGATCCGACCAGTTTGATCTGAACTTTGATACCCTTACAATGTTAACACACTTTGAAATTTAGAAGTAAAACACAGAGAAAAGAATCTCTTTTAATGAGTTCCACAGTTCCACTTGACTCCACCTTAATTTCCAGGTTTGAGTTTCCagtttccaagtttaaaagTGCTATTGTCTATATACTGGACTCTGGAGGTAATccctgttggtgtatgatgtcttgtattccgtcacagtttaatccaggaagtactggtgcaacacctagacaggcaggacggcggtcccgctagccggttagcgggccgtgggggttgcaagggaggCAGGAGGcacccctgcatagcagggggtgtaggggggtgcagcccccactcgaattttttatttgagggcaattgtgtacttttcggattagggttttttcgctatatatttgtagtgagggtttctttctctgtaatgcaatcaatactgagaggtgtgaggacgagcgctgtaaccctattctccattgatagtgaagcaggatctcatctcaccagggacgtaggcaacctttccgaacctcgtaaaattcatgtgcattgtttgttttgtttttccattatcttctgcatcattttagggtttcgTTTCTACAATCcccaaaccagaaaaagaaaaattaaatttccaaaaaagatatatttttcTCAATGTTTTTTGGAACTTCCTATGATTCATCCAAGTATGTGAaccttttcttaattttaaataGTTTGCGATCTGGGAATGGCATGAGCACTTGTATGGTtctgcaacttcttctctattttgttgttttgttttgcCAATCTCTTTTCCCACTTCCTCCTCAATCCTCACTATCAAGTATGGGCCACTGGGCGACTGTCAATTAGAGAGTCCTTTTCATGGGTtttgaatatatttttatttttatttatttattattattatttttctttggttaAAGGGTTTTGAATATTATGAACTATATATACCATACTAGCAACACACATGGAATGACTGTAACTGACACCTGATacaccctttcttttttatttttccaattagGAAGTAAATACAAAATTTAATCACATTCATAATGAAATCCAAGTGATAtccaatagttttttttttttttttcttaagagaGATGGGTTTGTATCTCTACCTAACAATAATATCATTTTTCAAAAAGCTTCGTAAGGGTACTGGAGCAAGCTACCAAAGAAGGAAGATTTCTTTTTGGAGCGCTCTATCATTATCATGGGTCCTTTATTTTCATTACATCGATGTGGATTGCCttgcaaaataataatagaaagcATACAAAACTTGTAGctgaaaaatcaattttaacATTACCCAGAACTCTACAATGGAGAAGAGAGGTAacccttctcttttattttggaattaaaaaagaaattaatagcTTCATGTAGAAAAGGCTTCTCTACTCCAAGTGCCAAAATATTTTCCATGGGGCATTTAAATTTTGTGAATATATTTTCTATATTATCATTTATTTAATATGAAAGTTTTCTTACTACTCTAATTCAAGTGTTAGAGAGTTAATTGGTAATAGAGTAACTTTGGTTCAGTTATTATAAGTACAAGCATCAAAGTTATAGTAAAGTGAACCATATGGTAGAGATAAAATCAAAACATTAATACATTGTTAATCTAAGCGAGAACCTTTTCATTCAACTATAGGTTTGGCCAAAGGAGACTTCCACACAACCTAAAAAAGTTGAGACCACTAAACTAAGTAGAAAATCCCATCTTCATGAATCTTGCTGAAAAACTTCgccttttatttttcagagAAAATGAAGTTCACATTGTCAGTCTGTACTtccctctcattttctcttcatTAAATATGTGGTTCTCCCTCACTCTCTTCATTAAATTGGCATGTAAGATGCCGACATATAAATGGACACCATGTGGATCATTCTCCCTATTTTTTATATATGGGAAAGAGAAAACTACTTTCTTGCTCCCTCCTCCACTTCCCGCATGTGTCTAGGTGTGAAAAACGCAACCAAGATGCGTTCTTtgtccctttatttatttaggaagaGCTTCCTAATGGGTCCACTCTCATTGTGTCATATGAATAAATGATGTGACTATTCTATCTTTTGGATGGAGAGACATCACTTGAATTAGCCTTGTGTCAACATATTATCATGTGAATTAGTGTGATACTTCAACCATTATCATGCATTCTCCATAAGAATTTACAAAACTCCATTTTGTCACTTGGAAAATTaattaggacaaagttttccttcacagtGATTGAATGATTGAACAGTCCAGATATGATCTCCATCACTTCCCACCTCTCGCTCACTCCTATTGTACATTGTCGATGGACCATGAACCGTGGTCTTAGGAAAACTCAGCTCAATTGGAATAGAACTTAACATGTGAACAGAAAACCCTAAAGTATGACTACAAAATTTGTATATATCTATCTAACTTTTATCATGTGGAGACCGTTTAGGAAAATATCCCCATAAAAAACTGATTTTTGTCTAATACGATCTGAGATTAgggatttttttggtaaaagatttGATATTAGTTTGAGTCTGATTTTAAAACTAGGAGTccttaagggggtgtttggttcggtatatctttgggatgacattctttagaatgataattcttaatttttggagatGTTTGGTTCCAGtagattgaccctcataagtgagcaccctatttcccatgaatgaccatattacaaaggatgtgttccaaatctgagtttacctcaacacttaaactcagatttgagcaacctttttaccacctaatataaaagaagaaagcgaaaagaagttctctacggaagccaatatctcaacccgcgagaaacatgtactagcctcaaggtaggggtgtcaattcctaaaccgaaccggtaaaaccatccggaccaaaccgataacaacacggaccaaacggaaccgaagccttattggttcgattcggtttggagtattgcaaccccaaaaccaaaccgaactacACCAGAGACCggatgaacctgaaaccaaactgaaaccggctcaaaacccagaccgaaactgaaaccaaaccggtaagaaaccgaaacactccaaaattcattaaaaaaatcaaaacttgcatagttttgtatacatttgtatggaaagtcgaatccaaactggaccaaaaaccaaaaccaaaccgcaccgaaaccaaaatcaaaccgaaatcggaatttccttattggttcggtttcggtttcagctgtCCCACatcgaaaccgactcaaccagGACCGAAACCGAGctggaccgaccgattgacacccctacctcaaggcaaccaaacgatttttcagaaagaaacataattcagaagaatgtctctcaaaagattgacattcatatccgatatatacaccatttaatttgccgaaccaaacaccccctaaaacTAAGGGTAGAAAGTTTTGGTAAACACTTGTAGTGTGTGTACTGTGCagactttatttatttgtcgacgtgtcattattattattattattattattattattattattattattattattattattattattattattattattattattattattatttggttaGTTAAGTAATGATCTGTGGAAGTGTCTAAGCTCAACAACTACTCTTGAAAGACCACTAATGATAGATAACGAAGGTGGAAAGGATACGTTTCACTTCTCCAAAAAACCAAATAATGGAGAAAGTTGTTCGCCATTTAAGATGAATAAAGAATTTCGTCATCCAAGGTCAAATATGGTGATGGATCTAAGAGGTCTAGAAACAGAACTCATAAACAATGTAGAAAAGTATGTAAATCATAATAAGCAATAGGAAATTCGAACCCAGGGTAATTCCCATAGCGAAGAGGGTGAGAGccctaaaaaagaaacaagggaaTTCGAATTCGAGTAAGATGCTTCCTGCGGAGTTTCACTCACTACGAATCATCAATGGTCCAACCTCCCTTAAggtggtgagatgagatttttatttcactatcaatgtAGAACAAGGGTTATAGCtccttgtcctcacacctctctcaaattACTTATAAAAGAATAACCatcattacaaatatatagtgaatcCTATATAGAAAATTTAGTGAAATACTAAtataattcttaaaaaaaatttattgaaaactACTGTCCCAAAACCCATGCATATTAGCCAGCGGGATCTTTTTACGGCCTTTTGAAATCAATCCACTTATACAAACAACGGAAT containing:
- the LOC122062755 gene encoding probable amino acid permease 7 isoform X3, which encodes MGEGEDEYQQQTPLLTNLPLQLPPSPSSDGHYKRTGTTWTATAHIITGVIGSGVLSLAWSTAQLGWIAAPVVILIFAGITNVSAFLLCDCYRSPQPETGLIRHRSYMEAVKFNLGRNSIWVCGLFQQISLYGTAVAYTITSAISMRAIQKSNCYHKEGHQATCAYGDTFYMLLFGAVQIVCSQIPDFRNMEWLSMLASIMSFSYASIGFALGFAKVIGNGRVKGSISGVHTATTAQKVWKVSQALGDIAFAYPYSIILIEIQDTLKSPPPENQTMKKASMTAILITTFFYLCCGCFGYAAFGDQTPGNLLTGFGFYEPYWLIDFANACIVVHLMGGYQVYSQPVFAVVEKWCAERFPNNGFVNNSYTIKIPLLPDVFCSEEDSTLDKKLDHSSGFQHFLLACISCGFSWVS